The Anastrepha obliqua isolate idAnaObli1 chromosome 5, idAnaObli1_1.0, whole genome shotgun sequence DNA window GATCAGTGCACATATGAAATGTACTCACAAAGTGGCACACATACAACTACAcagaataaaaactaaaaattcatatctAAATTGAAGCAAAATCTATGAGCGTTGCATTATTGTTATGTGCTTCCGGGCATTTAATATCATGTAAGTACTTGTTTTATCTCAAGACGCTTGCAATTGCTGGCGTATTTGACGCTTCTCCGATAGCATTGTGCCGTACGGGCGAATTGTGATGTAGTAGATGATTTCCACGAAACTCAAAAGACTGGCGCCAACGAAAAGGCCGGTAGTGCCACCAATGGATACTAGAGAGgggagaaaatatgaaaattgaaatatatagTAAATTGTACAATAGATATTTTATActagaaaaattgttggaagttATAGGGTGTTaccaatggaagtcaacaaagagaacaATAAGTagcttttacagtttttctttgataaaggcgaaaatgcaagccaggccgctgaaattgtgaagggCACTGAAATtgtgtaacagctaattacgtttCGTCGATTGCGTTCAGGAATTTTtggtgttaaagaaaatgtcgataatgtggaaaatgtcgataaaatcacagtaaTATTCGAAGTTGAttggcatgttagtagtcatagAGCTAAAGATCgcccataaaacagttttataccatttgcgcaaaaattttcggaaaaataatggatttcttttagcccaaactaatataccctatgatcaaaaagcaccgggaatgtttaatttaaacgaaccgcgcacgtgggaaccggtccatatttttttcttatgttggtaggactgtaagacacacatctgtcactgtTTAGCGTCATCGAATTATTAGCgtctgcctggccggccggaaatgtgggcaaacaattcttggattttgcatgatgataacgcgccatcgtaCCGagtccaaattgtgctggattatttgaccaaataccaagtaaataccatcgtgcaagcaccgcattcacctgatatggccccttgcgacttctttttatttcccaagctgaagttaccacttcatggaaggagatttcagtcgatagaggagatcaaagagaatgcgacgaggGAGCTGAAGGCAATCCCTTCTTCGGCCTACCAgcggtgcatggaggactgggttaaacgttggcatatgtgtgttgcttcagacgggtcatattttgaaggagataaaataaatttgcttgaaatttaactctgttttttttttatataaacatacccggtactttttgatcatagggtattccAAGCAGCGACGTGATTATCCAAAGCTTTCAAGAAATTGGACTACAGTaaattatcgttttttttttttggctctttatttttatatgaatgtaAGTTTTGTTGAAAGTCTGGAGATTTTAGGCGATTCTAACCGAAAACCAAAACGTCGAGAAGTATTTTTTGTACCAAAGCTCATCTTAGGGGCgactttcatttaaaataaattacagacTCAGACTCGTCGTACTCGAAAACCCCAAGAAAGAACATTTGATGGTAaacatttttgcatttatttttgttttaaatactcCTCCGCTTAAAATCGCGAGCgcgaaaagaaaaattgttctaTGTATAAACAACGTTAAATAACTGGAGCaggtaattttaataattttttatgaaattatattgTAGTTTGTACACCTACAAAAAACCCATATAATTCCAGGTTTCAAGTCTTGTGCAAAATTAGAAAATAGAAAtcagaaatatttgaaattttttattcagaatttttagaaaaatcagGTAAACAGTTTTATTGCCCATTAAGTTATGGTATTATTAAGAACCGGCTCCTAGGGTAGTGGCTTCTCCAAAAGTTTAATATTTGACTCTAAAGCAGTTTTGTATTGCTGCCAAACAAGGTATTTCCTTTTCAAAAACGGCAGTGAGAAATTTCGAGGGCTGGAacgtatttttgaagtgaaaacttctttagaatcgttgggagtgatttgagactcgatgaaacgaaaaagcgacactcttggctacgaagcgttatatgttgatatacgtatgtatatgtgtgtggctgcgtactgctgagccacgctagtatagtgagtattgtagtatgtataatatactacactgcctattacttgctttggtgtttaattcaagcgtcatacgtatgtatgtttgtatgtatgctaatacgtatgtgtgcgcgcctgcgtattacggagccacggtgagcgaaaaggcattatgtatacctatactacactacctaataaatacttgcttagaccaagcgtcctacgaatgtttgtgtgtatgttagtacgtctgtgtaatatacgcgttacgacgctcataatagcaaccgcgtgtgctgtattgcgtccgtatttttatattcgtaaatattttcatttttaaatatttaccgcaattatgccgaaaaataatgcagaaaagtgtcgtgaatatcgacagaaaaaaacaaaaagaaaataaaactaaaaaaaccgcAAAGACTTCAACAAAACGTGTAGTGAATTTCGTGCACGCCGAAAAACATTACGAAATGCGCAACCTAGTGTTTCTATTGTGCATAACAATGCATCCACTGTGCAAAATAGTGAAAACGATCATCGTAAgtactttaatattttcaaattaacaaatttttctgTTTATGCTCATAGATTAAATGCATAACCTACATGCACCATGTGTATAACCTTATTTGTCATTGTCTTTTCAGACGATTTCCAAGTGGATGTATCACATGTGCAAGGCAATGCTCCAAATGAACATGATAATGAAAATGATCATTGTAAgtactcaaatatttttgcatatgtaAAACTTTACTTTCTCAATTGGACCTTATTACTTAACGCATAATATAAATTGCTTTTCAGGGGACCCTCAGACAGATGTTCAACCTGAGATTCCATACTCACAATTTCGTCGAAATAAAGTTGCCCATGAAGAATTCCGCAAAAAGTTTTTGGGCAATCCCTTCGGTTATGCGTGCTCTGTGTGTGATCGATTGtggtttaaaaaatgtgtaacaatcgcactaaatcgacaacacgatcaaaaacaacaattgacgcggtatttcaaagatatgttgacaacatcgaaaccaaagcatttgtatcatattttagctttcATAAGctactcgtatcatttgttgaaattgaaaacattgaggatgaataataataaaatgaataatgaaatgaatgacaagacagtgtttagacagacaataaatgacattcatcgggagaccgtcaccaccttcttaagctctcgGCCACCGAATGcggtaatcggagtccaaccagcacctacagcagatgaagagctcaagcttccccgtgagacccgcataacactggcacaattacgttctgcaTACTgtggcaggttaaactcctacttatccagaattggcccccacataccaaacatatgacctgcatgtgaaggcaccccgcacgacactaaccaccttttcacataccccttaaaacccactcatctaaccccctctccttctggacccaacctgtcgaaacagcatgtttcctgggcctatctTTAGATGAGCTAaacgaagatgaccggtgatatacactaAACTAACagggcttgtattactgctacaacaacaacaaaaacaacaactgatttccCGCATTTTTAAGACAAACCTACCACAAACCAAGGGTAAATGTAtttcaattctgtaaatttttaCTCCAGTTAGTAAAAAGTATGCAACCCACTCACCTACTAAATCCAATTTTCCACGCACCACATTTCGCTTATAACGCTCTGTTGGCAACTCTATCAATGAGATCTCTACTTGAGCTAAAGGATTTTGATTTTCATAAATGCTGCagttccaaaaacaaaacaaaaataataccaataataataattacttaaATGGCACAAGCCTTTGCTTTGTGGTAAGCAACTTGAATTCAGATTTTCTTTATCAAATTCTAGTTTCCATtccattcaatattttcaattctcttCTCATACTTCTCTTTGCTGTCATGTACGGTGGATATATCGACTTCTGTGCAGGATGGCAAGCAATCGCACACCAGCCCCCTGCGTCCACGCGACCACTTGGCTATGATCACCGATAAGTCCTCATAATTGCGATTCAAGCATTCCAACCCATCCATATTGCACAGCTGCCAATCTGGTGTATTCGGTGAGAGATGACTGGAACAGTTGCATAGTTCGATTTGACGATCCTTGCGGCATTGCACCGTGCAGGCGGAGTAGCTGTAGTAACGATGGACATCCAAATTATTTTCATCGCTGAAGCGGCAATTGCGTTGTGCTACACTGGTTGCGCGAATTTGTTCATCGTTTTGAATGTCGCGCTTGGAAATGTGGCGACTGAGAAGAGAGAGAACAATTTAGTTGGTGATAGTTATAAAAAGTTTGGTGATagttataaaaagtttaaaaaatgttaggtGGAGTATACAGATAATtttgattgtatttttttaggaaataaaattgcatttgtcAAACTTCAACCTGTTGTACTTAAACTAATGATGTGAGAAAAAAGCGCTTCAGGCATAAATATTTATgggaaaacaaataatttttttgcaaaatttttttcttattttttctttaataaaaaaaaatgtatgttttgattaaacatttttgggatttttttttatatcactacctatttttaaaaaactccgtttcttagatttttttcttatttttttattaaaaccccCTCTCAGaatgttttcttatattttcttattagcTGTGCTCAGTAATACGTGAAAGTTTCATAGTTTgattcccataacttttcgagttaaatTCAAATGCATGCAGCGAAAAATAGGTACGGTGAAAAATCGGTGCAAAATACTGCTTTAGTGAAGCGCACGAAGCGGCCTTACGTAAACATTAATAAGCAGATACACTCTCAATATCTTTGAAAATTTACAttggaattattaaaaaaaagttgtttgatgaagaccttttttttcttgttcactcctctcaggAGCAAAGGGTCTCAACAAAGATTCAGCCTtagttggtttcgttaatctattttgatttctgacagggtaggtgattcgCCTGCCGCTGAAGGCCATTAACTTAGCTAAATTAtgagtttatattttattgttttgttttttatttatttatatagataTTGTCAAAGCTTTCAGAACtgcttatatatttatgttaggTACGCAATAATCTTCCAACATTCAGATATTGAAGGTATAAGTTTACGTGGCACTTGAGATACTTGAGTAatcataaagggtggttaaatttaaagggccgatgttgaatgtaaaccacacctaaacgtcaagtgttTTTGCatgtcatttgacattttttaatttcagactaattcaatttgaatcatggaaagatacacaatcgagcaacacgttaaaattattcaggctcattatgaaaacgggctttcaaatcaaaatgcacatcgcgcacttcgtgattttttcagtCAATTTagtcgtccaaatgtgcgtacgataggaaaaattgtgcaaaagattgaacaaaccgggtctgtaggagatgcgaaaacaccagtgcatgctcgtacagctcgtactgcagaaaatattgctgttgttcgcgatagtgtggttgaagagccgtccacctcaacttgtcgtcgtgcccaacaattgcacctctcacgctcgtcgttgatgaacattatgcataaagacttgcatttacacgcttacaaggtgcaattggctcaagaactaaagcctcttggtcttttcaagcgtcgtcaatggtcagaatggtggcaagaaatggcaacagtgaatgaccaattttcgaagaaagtcatcttcagtgatgaggcacattttcacctcagtggactcgtcaataagcagaattgccgcatttgggcgaatgataatccaagagtgcttgccgaaaaaccaatgcacccacaaagagtgactggagtttggtgcggtttatgggccggcggcatcattgggccgtattttttccaaaatgattccggtcaggcagttactgtaagtagtgttcgctatcgtgagatgataacgaactttttatggcccgaatcggaagatatggatgtggacgataagtggtttcaacaggacggcaggacggtgccacttgtcacacagctaacgaaacaatggctcttttgcgcggaaaatttgatggccgccaagatcatgtgatttgacaccgttggacttctttctttggggttatttgaaagaaaaggtgtacgtcgataagccagcaacaattcaagagctaagggttgagataattcggcacattaacggcatagaacctcaattacgcctcaacgtcatcgaaaatttgaaccatcagatggaggtgtgccgccgtaattgagctataccaatattatcataataaagcgaaatgacaataatttattaaaaaaattgtatcttattcaaaatcaacaccgacccttgaaacttaaccaccctttatatattcaTATGAATGACAGCCCACACACAGCGTTGCAATTTTAATCTTAAACAAAATCGCAGCATTAATGAGCCAGGGCGCGCAAATTGATCAGTAGATAAACAACACTTTTTATCGGAAATTTATAatcaatgtatttttttttaaatgtaaacattttatttaattcagattaaattggtATTTAATCAATCCATCCACTGATGCAATACCAAAACATATAAAGCGTGGGCAAAAGTAGAGCTTTTTACgtattttgatgatttttatgtGTCAGTAAATTTGCAGTCACTGAGCAGAGTTTTTTTAGAGCCTCTTGAATAAATGGAATCTAAAGTTGTGTTTTCTGATTTTTAGCCTTTTTCATATTGTTtgataaatttaagtaaatcaGTTTTTCGGTAAACAattatatattagttttaatTGTACGGTTATAATGAAACCTAAACCTTAAAATAAACGGCCTGTCAATCAAGGAAGCTGAGTtcaattgtattatatttttttaacgcttTTCGACGAATGGAAAGCTTTACTTACGTTCTTATGGTAGGTACTTACACAAATGAGACGTAAGGTCCAACCACTAGATAATCGGTTTTGGGTGTAACTAAAGTCGGTACCTCCTCTTCGCCAAGTATGAAAACCTAAAATTAgacaaaaaaaggtaaaaaaaattaggcaAATGAAGTATGGAATGGTTTAATATAATGGAATAAATTATACGCAGTTTTACTTAGTCAAAAAAGAAGGTCTGAAGAATTTTACCTAAAATTGGGCATTACATTTTACACAGGTTAGGTTGTAGAAGTTAGAACACAAAATCGGCCTTTGGTGGTACCAAGAGATGAGAACTTACACTCTGAATTTTAATAATCCCTCATCGAAAGAAAAGTTCCAAAACCAAGGTACTTAAGCCTACCCCCCCTTACAGGGTCATATtagatacttttttattatttattattttttaataaatattactcAATTGAAATTAGAATGGTATTATTTGAAAGCATCATTTTTCAAGGACGTAGGGTTGAGTCTCTTTATGCAAATATTGGGTTGTGTTACAAGAGAAGCTCTAGAAAACCGACAGTATTACTTTATATTAGCGAACGTCTAAACATCAATTTTAAGGTCCATCCGAACCGCTTAAACTTCGGCCAGTTTCAGCCGAGGCCCACccgaaaccaaatcgatcacTTAAAAGGTCCAAGTAATAAACAAGCAATGCTTTTttaaaaatctaatattttttctaataaaaaacgaaaagaagGTTGATAAATTTCAAGCACATTAATTTCAGATCATAGCATATACTTGGCGATATCTATCAGCATTTCATTGTATGAAAATTTGCCTTTACTTTAACTCAGCGAGGCATAGTAAATTGAATACTCTGAACCTCATTTTCTCGACACTTTGGTTTTTGGGCAGTTTGGTATGTTAGTTATACCATAAAGTAGTTATAAATGTCACTTACTGTAGCTTCCGTGTGCAATTCCATCTTTAGAGATCCAAGTCCGGTATATCGATTTGAGTACATGTTCAGTTTTGCGCCagtatttttgctaaaaaaaacagtaaattaaAAGGCACATAATAGGATTCATATTTGTTAAAAGTCTTTATAGAAACTGTCATGCCATTTTACGTACATACTTCTCCATATGTTTTCtctcataataaatagatttttttttataaatattcgaAATTGTGGTATTGTTAAAATCTACTTGGAGCTTGGAGaaggggctcggccaaacatctaatagaagtgcacgcgccaattacctatgtatttatgcatatactatatatattttttttaactgcttgatattttttttttttttgcgaaatgtggcatttaaaaattttgtactgcaaaattttgtattagaAATTCTGAAAACCGTAGGGATACGGAAAGAAGTGCGCACTTTTCTCTCACTTgctctcaaaatttttaatacagaatattatataagtatataaacaaCGTTAAGTAACTGTAGCCGGAGATTTTACTgagaaatttttacaatttatttgtttcatattgagttttaatagttttttaatgtaaataaaattcattctaCTATGAAAACcatgttaattaaaatttcaaaaattgtgaaaaaaaatttaacaaaatttcatcaaaatttcaaactttttattcagcattttttttaaacatttcgaatatatatttttatactccATGGACTTTACAACCAGTTGCGGACTAGTCCCATTTGAAAATGCCATAGATTGTGTAAAATGCCACtcctagtaaaaaataaaaaaaatgtactttgcgACCAGTCACGGACTCATTCCCGACTGACTAgtcccattttttttattgtgtaaaGTAACTATccaattattaaacaaaaaaaaattcgcaaggCCTTTTTGAGAagtattgaaaactttttttttgttctcatgtaattttaataattttttgcgaaaatgaaGTTCATTCTACCACAAAAACCCATGTAGATAAATTcaagttttcacaattttttttgttggcggtCTTGTGCATCTTCTCTACTTAACGAATGCTCGACAGTTTAGTTTTTTGGAAACATAACTTAGACCTTTTTCTTTAcagtacttaaaaaataaattattatggtCAAATGAAATTTGCATAAAGAATTTTTTACCAAGAATATTAATTCTACATTACTATATTTTGTCtttacagaattttaaaaatacggAAAATGAATCAAaggaattttttctgtttaaaatttgttttaccctgaattccaaaaaaatattgaatgcagAATTTAACACATTTGCcataaattttgatatatttttatattaggaattttttctgaattttccaCTCTTACCCTGCTTGCAGTGAATTGATGGCATAGCAAATGCCCAGCTCAGTTTCCATGCGATGGAAGTATTTGCAACATTCGAACGCTTTATTATTCCACATACAGTTCTGTATGGAATCCTGGCAGCTGCTGCGCACCAGTTCAGCGTAGTACGAGAAATTTGAGTAGAAACAATTTTCTGCAGGCTCTTCCCCGCCACACTCATGCACCGTGTGATAGGATTCGCCGCGAAAGAAGGATATCTCGCTAAGCACCTCCTCCAGTGTGAAGTCGTGATCGGCGCCCCAGAGTCTAAAGGAAAAGTCAGAagcaaaatgataaaataaatattctgtcAAATAGCAGACGTAAAGTTAAGTCCTCACCGTTCGGCCACTTCTTGTATACGATCCATATTTTTTGACTCACAAACAATAATTGCTGGAAAATTAGTATCCCAATCGCGATAGGAGCTCTCTACACCAAAACTGATAGCATTGTTTTCGAATGCAtctatagaaatattttatttaaacaaacttcttttgctAAAAATCGTTGACACGAAAATTAATTTACCCAGTGATATGTTAATCAATCGCCAAGAGGCTAGCCAGGATGCTATTAAGCATAGCCCCCAAAACAATCTCTCCACCCACGATGCATCTTTGTCCACAATGAATTTTGCGCCATGCAAAgtcgaattttcaaaatattcctcAACGAGTCGCCGTAAACGCATGATTTGCTTCAAGCGGATATGCGAGATTGACCAAGCGAGCAATGGGTACTCTCCTGGCTTCTGTGAACGGGGCAATGGTTCGTGTGAAGTAATTGCTTAGGCTTTGCAGGAAAATAATACGACACTTATAAAGCAATTACGGTTTTACGATTATCTCTTATCTAAGCATGTTTTATGAAACCATTGAATGGCAGCCATTGGTTGGCAGGTGTTGCAGTTCACATGAAATTAGAAGTTTGGAGCAAAGCTGTGGATTGTTAAAGGAAGTGAACCACTCGCAAAATGACTAATCAATCAATGTTTTTGCAGGTGAAAGATAATGAATTTCCCCACAAACTGTTTCTGAGAAACTGATTAATTtcagattttatttgatttattttttttttgttgtaaaaaaatgtaaaatctcGTACTTGtactttttgtatatttctttttctgcatctgctctcttagaaaatagctgtatttttgattttttctttgttttgcagACGATGTTAGGCGTTTACTTCCATAAAAAAGCtgtcgttatatggagaaaatacgcaagaccagcaaagaaatatttgtaaaaaatcaatgcgatttttgagtTACTTCAAACGTGCATTTTATTGAACCAAAGTTCAATGTAGCATAACCCTGCATGAGTATTGgagctttttgtaaaaattctgaagaaaagttttgaaattttcctgaaaatttggtaagttttattttaatttgcgctAAGTTTGAACTTGGTTTTATAtggtaaaaagaattttttttctcaaaaaattcttggaattgaaaattaaataaattcataaattataaataaatcaaaattgtgaataagtccttgctaaacattttttattggaGATTTCAAGAGACATTTTACACAGTCACATGAAAAGTACATGAAAAGTGGGACTAGGCCAAAATGGGACCTCGGCTGGTCGTAaagtaaaatgtttaatttaagttattttttgagttatttcaaACTTACTCTTCGTTACATCAAAGCTCAAAGTGCCATAAATCTGCATAttggaaatttttgtaaaaatgctgaagaaaaattttgaaattttagtgaaaatttgttatttctctttatttttcacaaagtttgaagcttcgATTTATAGGTATGGTTTTCGTGATAGGACGAACttgcttttcataaaaatttatttaaattaaaaacgaaaaaaattaattttcaaaacttgtcGATAAATCCGTAAGAAGCATTGATGTATTTGTTGTTTGGATAGATATTTTATAccatcaaataaaaaatggaactaGTCCGGAATGAGTCCGTGACTGGtcataaagcaaaatttttttatttaatatttagagATACATTTTTctcaatcaaataaaaaaatgggacTAGTCCGGAGTGAGTCCGCAACTGGTCgcaaggtaatttttttttatttattatttggagaGAATTATtagaatgttttatttaatatttgcagaGACATTTTACGCAATCAAACAAAGAAATaggacttcttcttcttcttaattggcgcgataaccgcttacgcgattttggccgagattaacaaagcgcgccagtcgtttctttctcgtgctaaccggcgccaattggacacaccaagtgaagccaagtccttctccacctgatctttccaacgcagaggaggccttcctcttcctctgctaccaccagctggtaccgcatcgaatactttcaaagccggagcgtttgtatccattcggacgacatgacccagccaacgaagccgctggatctttattcgctgcgctatgtctatgtcgtcgtaaagctcatacagctccatcgtctgcgatattcgccgttgccaacgtgcaaaggtccaaaaatcttacgcagaatctttctctcgaacactccaagcgtcgcttcatcggatgttgtcatcgtccaagcttctgcgcc harbors:
- the LOC129249296 gene encoding sodium channel protein Nach encodes the protein MRLRRLVEEYFENSTLHGAKFIVDKDASWVERLFWGLCLIASWLASWRLINISLDAFENNAISFGVESSYRDWDTNFPAIIVCESKNMDRIQEVAERLWGADHDFTLEEVLSEISFFRGESYHTVHECGGEEPAENCFYSNFSYYAELVRSSCQDSIQNCMWNNKAFECCKYFHRMETELGICYAINSLQAGKNTGAKLNMYSNRYTGLGSLKMELHTEATVFILGEEEVPTLVTPKTDYLVVGPYVSFVRHISKRDIQNDEQIRATSVAQRNCRFSDENNLDVHRYYSYSACTVQCRKDRQIELCNCSSHLSPNTPDWQLCNMDGLECLNRNYEDLSVIIAKWSRGRRGLVCDCLPSCTEVDISTVHDSKENIYENQNPLAQVEISLIELPTERYKRNVVRGKLDLVVSIGGTTGLFVGASLLSFVEIIYYITIRPYGTMLSEKRQIRQQLQAS